Proteins encoded within one genomic window of Desulfomonile tiedjei:
- a CDS encoding CoB--CoM heterodisulfide reductase iron-sulfur subunit A family protein, with the protein MAGEKTVLVVGGGISGITAAVEAAEAGCKVVLVERLPYLGGRVAQLNKYFPKLCPPTCGLEINFKRIRKNPDIRVYTLANVEQISGGPGSYTATIKVSPRYVEDHTATSKCVDDCPVEITNQFNYGMDKVKAVCLPYEMAYPMSLVADGEALKKAAGTAEYKAFVESCNAKGIRIDLDAKPETFEVQVNSVVWATGWQPYDATKLDKLGFGKCSNVITNVMMERLASVNGPTKGAIVRPSDGKKVNNVAFVQCAGSRDRNHLPYCSSICCLASLKQATYLRDYNPDAQAHIFYIDLRAYGRFEFFYDRVRKDEKILLTKGKIVNITEDPSTKDVILEGEDILSGNRIRRTFDMAVLATGMQPNTMVEKVPAPGAVYDEFGFLISDEGIHATGVARRPMDVGTCMQDATGVALKALQDTVRR; encoded by the coding sequence ATGGCTGGAGAAAAGACCGTATTGGTCGTCGGAGGCGGCATTAGCGGAATCACGGCTGCGGTGGAGGCAGCGGAAGCCGGCTGCAAGGTAGTTCTGGTGGAGAGGCTGCCGTATCTTGGCGGTCGAGTAGCCCAATTGAATAAATACTTCCCGAAGCTGTGTCCTCCCACTTGCGGCCTGGAAATAAACTTCAAACGCATTCGAAAGAACCCCGACATTAGAGTCTATACCCTTGCGAACGTCGAGCAGATCAGCGGCGGTCCGGGGTCCTATACAGCGACCATCAAGGTCTCCCCGCGTTACGTGGAAGACCACACCGCTACAAGCAAATGCGTCGATGACTGCCCTGTAGAAATTACCAATCAATTCAATTACGGCATGGACAAGGTTAAGGCAGTTTGCCTGCCGTACGAAATGGCCTACCCCATGAGCCTGGTGGCTGACGGCGAGGCCCTGAAGAAAGCTGCGGGAACCGCGGAATACAAGGCATTCGTCGAATCGTGCAACGCCAAAGGAATTCGCATCGATCTGGATGCCAAGCCCGAAACCTTCGAGGTGCAAGTCAACTCGGTAGTCTGGGCTACCGGCTGGCAGCCATACGACGCCACGAAGCTGGACAAGCTGGGTTTCGGCAAATGCTCCAATGTCATCACCAACGTGATGATGGAAAGGCTGGCTTCTGTAAACGGACCGACAAAAGGGGCCATAGTCCGTCCCTCAGACGGTAAGAAAGTGAACAATGTCGCGTTCGTTCAATGCGCGGGTTCACGCGACAGAAATCACTTGCCCTACTGCTCTTCAATATGCTGCCTGGCCTCTCTGAAGCAGGCCACCTATTTGAGAGACTATAATCCCGATGCGCAGGCCCACATATTCTATATCGATCTGCGGGCGTACGGGCGCTTCGAGTTTTTCTACGACAGAGTAAGAAAAGACGAGAAGATCCTCCTGACCAAAGGAAAGATAGTCAATATAACCGAGGATCCCTCAACTAAAGACGTAATATTGGAAGGGGAAGACATCCTCTCCGGAAACAGAATTCGCCGTACATTCGATATGGCGGTCCTCGCCACTGGCATGCAGCCGAACACAATGGTGGAGAAGGTCCCGGCTCCGGGAGCGGTCTATGACGAGTTCGGTTTCCTGATCTCGGACGAAGGTATTCACGCAACCGGTGTGGCCAGGCGACCTATGGATGTGGGCACCTGTATGCAGGATGCAACCGGAGTTGCTTTGAAAGCCCTTCAGGATACGGTGCGGAGGTAA
- the aprA gene encoding adenylyl-sulfate reductase subunit alpha — MANFETVEVTTDILLCGGGMSACGAAVEASYWANKNGLKVTLVDKAAMDRSGAVAMGLSAINQYVDINSGNNTCEDYVKYVRTDLMGIAREDLVYDIARHVDSSVHLFEKWGLPIWKDEAGNYVHEGRWQLMINGESYKVIVAEAAKNALTKQGGEYFERVFITTPIMDGDRIAGAVGFSTREDKFYVFKAKAVLASMGGAVHVFKPRSTGEGLGRAWYPPWNSGSSLYFTLIAGAEQTCQEVRFIPVRFKDGYGPVGAWFLLFKSRATNAFGGEYMVERADELKNWAPYGLAKPIPANLRNYLGMLDEFEGKGPIYMRTEEAIQKIAEKYKDDPKEFKKKMKELETEAWEDFLDMTISQAILWAGTNVQPEEKSSEIAAAEPYFIGSHSGASGAWVSGPKDLAPPEYFWGYEYMSTVKGLFCAGDASGASSHKFSSGSHAEGRAAGKSMVRFVLDNNTQPNVDAAKVEELKKKILLPLDIFTEFAAKSSDPDINPEFMKPKMFMFRLQKIMDEYAAGVTAGFKTNKAKLERCLELLVWLKEDSEKLAAENLHELMRCHENIQRMYQAEVHARTILFREETRWPGYYFRNDFPKLDDANWKVFANCTYKNGEWQFMKRPVLSIID; from the coding sequence ATGGCGAATTTCGAGACTGTCGAAGTAACCACCGACATTCTGTTATGTGGCGGCGGTATGTCTGCATGCGGCGCTGCTGTTGAGGCTTCTTATTGGGCCAACAAAAACGGTCTGAAGGTGACCCTGGTTGACAAGGCCGCCATGGATCGTTCAGGCGCCGTTGCTATGGGCCTTTCGGCCATCAACCAGTACGTAGATATCAACAGCGGAAACAACACCTGCGAAGACTACGTCAAGTACGTCCGCACCGACCTCATGGGCATCGCCCGTGAAGACCTGGTGTATGACATCGCTCGTCACGTGGATTCTTCCGTTCACCTGTTCGAAAAGTGGGGCCTCCCCATCTGGAAGGACGAGGCCGGAAATTACGTCCATGAGGGCCGCTGGCAGCTCATGATCAACGGCGAATCCTACAAGGTCATCGTGGCCGAAGCCGCGAAGAACGCTCTTACCAAACAGGGTGGAGAGTATTTCGAGCGTGTTTTCATCACCACCCCCATTATGGATGGTGATCGGATTGCCGGCGCGGTTGGATTCAGCACCCGCGAAGATAAATTCTATGTGTTCAAAGCCAAAGCCGTATTGGCGTCAATGGGCGGCGCGGTTCACGTGTTCAAGCCCAGAAGCACCGGTGAAGGTCTAGGCCGTGCATGGTATCCGCCCTGGAACTCCGGCTCCAGCCTTTACTTCACGCTGATTGCAGGCGCGGAGCAGACCTGCCAGGAAGTGCGTTTCATCCCGGTTCGTTTTAAGGACGGATACGGCCCGGTCGGCGCATGGTTCCTCCTGTTCAAGTCCCGTGCGACTAACGCATTCGGCGGCGAGTACATGGTGGAGCGCGCGGACGAGTTGAAGAACTGGGCGCCTTACGGCCTGGCGAAGCCGATCCCTGCCAACCTGCGTAACTACCTCGGCATGCTCGACGAGTTCGAAGGCAAAGGCCCGATCTACATGAGAACGGAAGAGGCCATCCAAAAAATCGCCGAGAAGTACAAGGACGACCCGAAAGAGTTCAAGAAGAAGATGAAGGAACTCGAGACCGAAGCTTGGGAAGACTTCCTCGATATGACCATCTCCCAGGCCATTCTCTGGGCCGGCACCAATGTCCAGCCCGAAGAGAAGTCTTCTGAAATCGCGGCTGCCGAGCCTTACTTCATCGGCTCGCACTCCGGCGCGTCCGGCGCCTGGGTCAGCGGCCCGAAAGACCTTGCTCCGCCCGAGTACTTCTGGGGCTACGAGTACATGTCCACTGTTAAGGGCTTGTTCTGCGCAGGTGACGCGTCCGGCGCTTCCAGCCACAAGTTCTCCTCGGGTTCCCACGCCGAGGGTCGTGCTGCCGGCAAGTCGATGGTCCGTTTCGTGCTCGATAACAACACCCAGCCCAATGTGGATGCAGCCAAGGTTGAAGAACTCAAGAAGAAGATTTTGCTACCGCTCGATATCTTCACCGAGTTTGCCGCCAAGTCCAGCGATCCTGACATCAACCCCGAGTTCATGAAGCCGAAGATGTTCATGTTCCGCCTGCAGAAGATCATGGACGAGTACGCGGCGGGTGTGACCGCAGGGTTCAAGACCAACAAGGCGAAGCTGGAAAGGTGTCTGGAACTGTTGGTTTGGCTGAAGGAAGACTCGGAGAAGCTGGCTGCCGAGAACCTGCACGAACTCATGAGATGCCATGAGAACATCCAGAGAATGTACCAGGCGGAAGTTCACGCCCGGACCATACTCTTCCGTGAAGAGACCCGTTGGCCCGGCTACTATTTCCGCAATGACTTCCCGAAGCTGGACGACGCCAACTGGAAGGTCTTCGCGAACTGCACCTACAAGAACGGTGAATGGCAGTTCATGAAGAGGCCTGTCCTTTCCATAATCGACTAA
- the aprB gene encoding adenylyl-sulfate reductase subunit beta translates to MPSYVIMEKCDGCKGQDKTACMYICPNDLMVLDKEKMKAWNRAPEMCWECYNCVKICPQQAIDVRGYADFVPMGASVVPLRGSEDIMWTVKFRSGMVKRFKFPIRTTAEGSAVPDGGFGEVTTDLASQCLYNEPAALRLKELPTVKK, encoded by the coding sequence ATGCCAAGTTATGTAATCATGGAGAAATGCGATGGATGCAAGGGTCAAGACAAGACCGCTTGCATGTACATCTGCCCCAACGACCTGATGGTTCTGGACAAGGAGAAAATGAAAGCCTGGAATAGGGCTCCCGAAATGTGCTGGGAGTGCTATAACTGCGTGAAAATTTGCCCGCAGCAGGCGATAGATGTCCGGGGCTACGCGGACTTCGTCCCAATGGGCGCCTCGGTTGTGCCGCTGAGAGGTTCCGAAGACATCATGTGGACCGTCAAGTTCCGCAGCGGCATGGTCAAAAGGTTTAAGTTCCCCATCCGGACCACGGCTGAAGGTTCCGCGGTTCCCGATGGCGGCTTCGGCGAAGTGACCACCGACCTTGCAAGCCAGTGCCTGTATAATGAGCCCGCAGCTTTGAGGCTCAAAGAGCTGCCCACGGTCAAGAAGTAA